GAGCCAAAATAGGCTGAAAAGCTTTGAGGCGTTAATACCCAATTAGGAGAAAGCAATGGCTAAGAAGATCCAAGCTTATATTAAGCTTCAAGTTGCCGCTGGCAGCGCAAACCCAAGTCCCCCGGTTGGTCCTGCTTTGGGTCAGCACGGTGTGAACATTATGGAATTTTGTAAAGCGTTTAATGCTGAAACTCAAAGCATGGAAAACGGTATGCCGATTCCGGTTGTTATTACGGTTTATTCTGATCGTAGTTTCACCTTTACCACCAAGACGCCTCCGGCTTCGTTTTTGCTGAAAAAAGCGGCTGGTATCAAAAGTGGCTCCGGTACTCCCAACACTAAAAAAGTTGGCAAAGTAAACCGGGCGCAGCTTGAAGAAATCGCTACTTTGAAAATGCCAGATCTGACAGCTGCAGATATGGACGCAGCGGTTCGTACAATTGCCGGTAGTGCTCGTGCCGCTGGTATCGAAGTGGAGGGTGTGTAAATGGCTAAGCTAACTAAGCGCCAAAAGGCAATTCGTGAGAAAGTGGTTGTTGGTAAGCAGTACAGTCTCGAAGAAGCGGTAGCGCTGTTAAAAGAAGTCTCTACAGTGAAGTTCGTAGAAGCGGTTGATGTTTCTGTGAATCTTGGTATCGATGCGCGTAAATCTGACCAGGCGGTACGTGGTGCAACAACCCTGCCTCATGGTACAGGTAAAGATGTGCGTGTAGCTGTTTTCACCCAGGGTGAGAATGCAGAAAAAGCAAAAGCAGCGGGTGCTGATTTTGTGGGTATGGACGATTTGGCCGAGCAGGTTAAAGGCGGCATGATGGATTTTGATGTTGTTGTTGCCTCTCCGGATGCTATGCGCGTTGTCGGTCAGTTGGGCCAGGTTTTGGGGCCTCGTGGTCTTATGCCTAACCCTAAAACGGGTACTGTTACTGCAGATGTTGAAACTGCAGTAAAAAATGCTAAGGCGGGACAGGTTCGTTACCGTACAGATAAAAATGGCATCATTCATGGCGCCATCGGAAGCATTAAGTTTGATGCTTCTGCCCTGAAAGAAAATTTAGAAGCACTGCTGTCTGATTTGAAAAAGGCTAAGCCTGCTTCAGCAAAAGGCGTATACATGAAGAAAATTACACTGTCCTCAACGATGGGGCCGGGTGTGGTGATCGATCAGAGCAGCCTTTCTGCTTAAATATCTATTCGGTGGGTTATGGCTTAGCGATAAGTGATGATCCGCACTGAATTTTAGAGTGGCAATATCGCTCTAAAAGCTTTGAGGTCTTTGACATTGACCTGCTGTGTCAAGAAACAAAGGCCATCAAAGACCGTAGGCGAGGCAATATCTGAAAGGGTGTTGCTTCTTAATTGGTGTGTTGCTTCGGCGATGTTACCGGCACTGGCCTACGCAGATGGTGGAACGGATTTGTTCACCAAGTAAGGGTTTGCCCCGTTAGGAGCAAATTTACGGTAAGTAACTGACAAATCCAGGAGTTATCCAAGTGGCATTAAGACTCGAAGACAAGAAAGCGATTGTAGCTGGTGTTAACGAGACTGCCGCAAGTGCAATGTCATTGGTTATCGCTGACGCCCGTGGGTGTACAGTGAGCGAAATGACGGAGCTCCGCAAGCAAGCCCGTGAGGCAAATGTTGATCTGCGTGTAGTGCGTAACACATTGGCCAAGTTGGCGTTAAAGGGTACTGATTTTGAGTGCGCTGAGGAGGCTTTTAAAGGCCCTTCTCTGTTGGCGTTTTCAATGGAAGATCCCGGTGCTGCGGCGCGTATTTTCAAAGACTTCGCGAAAGAAAACGACGACTTTGAAGTAAAAGCACTGGCGGTTAGTGGCCAATTACTGGGTGCAGAGCAACTGGACGTTCTGGCGAAATTGCCAACCCGCGAGCAAGCACTGTCAATGCTGATGAGTGTGATGCAAGCGCCGGCAACCAAGCTGGTCCGTACCATGAACGAAGTGCCTGGCAAATTGGTTCGTACACTGGCAGCAGTTCGCGATCAGAAAGAAGCTGCGTAATTGCGGCATTTTTTTAAACGGTTTTAATTTTTTAGTACTGACACAGTAGGGAGTTT
The DNA window shown above is from Spongiibacter sp. IMCC21906 and carries:
- the rplK gene encoding 50S ribosomal protein L11; its protein translation is MAKKIQAYIKLQVAAGSANPSPPVGPALGQHGVNIMEFCKAFNAETQSMENGMPIPVVITVYSDRSFTFTTKTPPASFLLKKAAGIKSGSGTPNTKKVGKVNRAQLEEIATLKMPDLTAADMDAAVRTIAGSARAAGIEVEGV
- the rplA gene encoding 50S ribosomal protein L1, with translation MAKLTKRQKAIREKVVVGKQYSLEEAVALLKEVSTVKFVEAVDVSVNLGIDARKSDQAVRGATTLPHGTGKDVRVAVFTQGENAEKAKAAGADFVGMDDLAEQVKGGMMDFDVVVASPDAMRVVGQLGQVLGPRGLMPNPKTGTVTADVETAVKNAKAGQVRYRTDKNGIIHGAIGSIKFDASALKENLEALLSDLKKAKPASAKGVYMKKITLSSTMGPGVVIDQSSLSA
- the rplJ gene encoding 50S ribosomal protein L10, coding for MALRLEDKKAIVAGVNETAASAMSLVIADARGCTVSEMTELRKQAREANVDLRVVRNTLAKLALKGTDFECAEEAFKGPSLLAFSMEDPGAAARIFKDFAKENDDFEVKALAVSGQLLGAEQLDVLAKLPTREQALSMLMSVMQAPATKLVRTMNEVPGKLVRTLAAVRDQKEAA